A part of Cuculus canorus isolate bCucCan1 chromosome 23, bCucCan1.pri, whole genome shotgun sequence genomic DNA contains:
- the POU2AF2 gene encoding POU domain class 2-associating factor 2, whose product MLDGPSPKSCRTRELGLSTVTTMETDFGKRVYQGVRVKHTVKDLLAEKRSRQSTGSRFSGSTSATQSPFVQMPGSKPFSCDSSATQGYPALLDPYLTDQYGDYRATSLAAGASSFFSPSSVPPLPPSFPNDTAHFLLREPWEQTSPDSLSQSDGTCSDPLQALPASITCLSSHESGGVSPYRSSSWTSAIPGTQPYPLHPLEDVHYSSSYAATSSYSFSPFMTVANELTSRMSHLLPEQSSEMPPLHENSAWAKEDGSPIWGAYEGRRTY is encoded by the exons ATGCTGGACGGCCCTTCTCCAAAGTCCTGCAGAACCCGAGAGCTGGGATTGTCAACAGTGACAACAATGGAAACTG ATTTTGGCAAACGGGTGTACCAAGGAGTGCGAGTGAAACACACAGTCAAAGATCTCCTTGCCGAAAAACGATCCAGGCAGAGCACCGGCTCCCGCTTCAGT GGCAGCACCAGCGCAACGCAGTCACCATTTGTCCAAATGCCAG GGTCCAAGCCCTTCTCGTGCGATTCCTCTGCCACACAAGGCTACCCAGCGCTTCTGGACCCGTACCTCACCGACCAGTATGGGGATTACCGCGCCACTTCCCTCGCGGCTGGTGCCAGCTCCTTCTTCAGCCCTTCTTCTGTGCCCCCTCTCCCGCCATCCTTCCCCAATGACACTGCACATTTCCTGCTA AGAGAGCCCTGGGAGCAGACCTCACCCGACAGTCTCAGCCAGTCGGACGGCACGTGCTCCGACCCTCTGCAAGCACTGCCTGCCAGCATCACCTGCCTCTCCTCACATGAGTCCGGAGGTGTTTCCCCATACCGAAGCTCAAGTTGGACTTCAGCCATCCCTGGAACCCAACCCTACCCTCTGCATCCTCTTGAAGATGTCCACTACTCCTCCAGCTACGCTGCCACCTCATCCTACTCCTTCTCACCGTTCATGACTGTGGCAAACGAGCTCACCTCCAGGATGAGCCACCTCTTGCCGGAGCAGTCCTCGGAGATGCCGCCCCTTCATGAAAACTCCGCCTGGGCAAAAGAGGATGGAAGTCCCATCTGGGGGGCTTATGAAGGCCGGAGAACTTATTGA
- the HINFP gene encoding histone H4 transcription factor, with amino-acid sequence MPPAKPGGKGALVLQCEWELCSYVASKMEEFCEHVAQHLQHHLPGEHQDEVDPLEEYTCLWQECGFCSPESSADLIRHVYFHCYHTKLKQWGLRALQSQSDVSHCQLDIQSRNIIPEIQENFLCLWEYCERSFDNPEWFYRHVEDHSFCSEYKAAGKENHVVLCGWKDCDCTFKGRCKLREHLRSHTQEKVVACPTCGGMFANNTKFFDHIRRQTALDQQRFQCSHCSKRFATERLLRDHMRNHVNHYKCPLCDMTCPLPSSLRNHIRFRHSEERPFKCDYCDYSCKNLIDLRKHLDTHSKEPAYRCEFEACSFSARSLCSIKLHYRKVHEGDAEPRYKCHVCDKCFTRGNNLTVHLRKKHQFKWPSGHPRFRYKEHEDGYMRLQLVRYESVELTEQLLKDREKRGEALDGSAECVVLSEGEGNLQGIILEGPAEAPLVENRIPELPAAPLRPAACSADNPEPAWSSAFPGAALSLEQEAGTPANPIIRVVNRTNEHGESETVYYVMAGTSSEEQVAAPSGLAMELEENVMDRLQKTAEELGIQIV; translated from the exons ATGCCGCCCGCCAAGCCCGGTGGCAAAGGCGCCTTGGTGCTGCAGTGCGAGTGGGAGTTGTGCAGCTATGTGGCCTCGAAGATGGAAGAGTTCTGTGAGCACGTGGCCCAGCATCTGCAGCATCACCTTCCCGGGGAGCACCAGGATGAGGTGGACCCACTTG aggaATATACATGTTTGTGGCAGGAATGTGGTTTCTGTTCCCCGGAGAGCTCAGCTGACCTCATCCGCCACGTCTATTTCCACTGCTACCACACCAAGCTGAAGCAGTGGGGGCTGCGGGCCCTGCAGAGCCAGTCAGATGTGAGCCATTGCCAGCTGGACATCCAGAGCCGCAATATCATCCCTGAGATCCAGGAGAACTTTCTGTGCCTGTGGGAGTACTGCGAG AGATCCTTTGACAATCCCGAGTGGTTCTATCGGCACGTGGAGGATCACAGCTTCTGTTCGGAGTAcaaggcagcagggaaggagaaccACGTGGTTCTCTGCGGGTGGAAAG ACTGTGACTGCACCTTCAAGGGCCGCTGCAAACTGCGGGAGCACTTGCGCAGCCACACGCAGGAGAAGGTGGTGGCCTGTCCTACCTGTGGGGGGATGTTTGCCAACAACACCAAGTTCTTCGACCATATCCGCCGTCAGACTGCGCTGGACC agcagaggtttCAGTGTTCTCACTGCTCCAAGAGGTTTGCCACAGAGAGGCTGCTCCGTGACCACATGAGGAACCATG TGAACCATTACAAGTGCCCTCTGTGTGACATGACCTGCCCACTGCCCTCCTCCCTGCGCAATCACATCCGTTTTCGGCACAGCGAGGAGCGGCCGTTCAAGTGCGACTACTGTGACTACAG CTGCAAGAATCTCATTGACTTGAGGAAACATCTGGACACACACAGCAAAGAGCCGGCGTATCGCTGCGAGTTTGAGGCTTGCAGCTTCAGTGCACGTTCCCTCTGCTCCATCAAACTGCACTACCGGAAAGTCCATGAG GGTGACGCAGAGCCCCGGTACAAGTGCCATGTCTGTGACAAGTGCTTCACGCGTGGAAACAACCTTACTGTCCACCTCAGGAAGAAACACCAGTTCAAATGGCCCTCGGGGCATCCTCGGTTCAG GTACAAGGAACACGAGGATGGCTACATGAGGCTGCAGCTGGTGCGTTACGAGAGCGTGGAGCTCACGGAGCAACTACTGAAGGACAGAGAGAAGCGAGGGGAGGCGCTGGATGGCTCAGCTGAGTGTGTGGTGCTGTCTGAGGGTGAGGGCAACCTCCAGGGCATCATTCTGGAGGGCCCGGCAGAGGCTCCCCTGGTGGAAAACAGGATCCCTGAGCTGCCAGCAGCCCCGCTGCGCCCAGCAGCGTGCTCTGCTGACAACCCTGAGCCAGCATGGTCAAGTGCCTTCCCGGGAGCAGCGCTGTCATTGGAGCAAGAAGCTGGCACCCCAGCCAACCCCATCATCCGTGTGGTGAACCGGACCAACGAGCACGGGGAGAGCGAGACTGTGTATTATGTCATGGCCGGCACATCCTCTGAGGAGCAGGTGGCAGCACCCAGCGGGCTGGCtatggagctggaggagaacGTCATGGACCGTCTGCAGAAGACAGCTGAGGAGCTGGGCATCCAGATCGTGTGA